One window of the Gemmatimonadaceae bacterium genome contains the following:
- a CDS encoding TIGR04190 family B12-binding domain/radical SAM domain protein, whose amino-acid sequence MRGLPPSAGHAGRARLSPIPGHGEEELSQPDVVLVHPPSIYDFRERTIFYGPISDVIPSTPIFEMYPIGFVTLASYLRRHGYRVRIVNLALRMMRSRRFRPERLLRRLRPKLFGIDLHWLPHAHGGPEVAALLKRLHPDIPIVFGGISASYYHEELIRDPAVDFVLRGSVTEECLLALVRELEGERRFERVPNLTWKQDGEVRVNAASFAPTSLDAYDLDVGMMVGSVVGHLDFWTSIPFQAWWRHPITAVLTVRGCARGCVTCGASDAAFKRFMPGRHPLFRSPEAIAAQVRTLASFTRAPIFLVGDINDGGPAYARDVVEALGRTPVANRVVFEFFEPPPADLLQRIDAAVSRWGAELSPESHDEAIRARLGKARYTNEQLEAGLASMLALRCENLDMFFMIGLPGQSHRNVLEMVDAIERLFSRFDRRLSAFITPMGPFIDPGSDGFEQAEAQGYRIRAHTLAEHRALLDQQRDWESFLNYDTDAMTRTEIVDATYDGAERLNALKARFGRIEPAQAAAVAQRMASARALRRSLAQAGGGELDPAVHRALVGEIRAFSEATVNDKAELFPPAAFLRNFRLGGILRLLAREALHGVRRRPRHTQVRPGR is encoded by the coding sequence GTGCGAGGCCTGCCACCGAGTGCCGGCCATGCGGGCCGCGCACGGCTCAGCCCCATCCCTGGGCACGGGGAAGAGGAACTGAGCCAGCCAGACGTCGTCCTCGTTCACCCGCCGAGCATCTACGATTTTCGCGAACGGACCATCTTCTATGGCCCGATCAGCGACGTCATCCCGTCGACGCCGATCTTCGAGATGTACCCGATCGGCTTCGTGACGCTGGCCTCGTACCTGCGCCGCCACGGCTACCGGGTCCGGATCGTGAACCTGGCGTTGCGCATGATGCGTAGCCGGCGATTCCGACCGGAGCGGTTGTTGCGCCGACTCCGGCCCAAGCTCTTCGGCATCGACCTGCACTGGCTGCCGCACGCGCACGGCGGGCCGGAGGTCGCGGCGCTGCTCAAGCGGTTGCACCCCGACATCCCCATCGTGTTCGGCGGGATCTCGGCCAGCTATTACCACGAGGAGCTGATCCGGGATCCAGCCGTGGATTTCGTGCTCCGCGGCAGCGTGACGGAGGAGTGCCTGCTGGCGCTCGTGCGGGAGCTCGAGGGCGAGCGCCGCTTCGAGCGCGTGCCCAACCTGACGTGGAAGCAGGACGGCGAGGTGCGCGTGAATGCCGCATCGTTCGCGCCGACGTCGCTCGACGCGTACGATCTGGACGTCGGCATGATGGTGGGGTCCGTGGTCGGCCATCTGGACTTCTGGACGAGCATTCCGTTCCAGGCATGGTGGCGCCACCCGATCACGGCCGTGCTGACGGTTCGGGGGTGCGCGCGAGGGTGCGTGACGTGCGGCGCGTCGGACGCGGCGTTCAAGCGCTTCATGCCGGGGCGGCACCCGCTGTTTCGCAGCCCCGAGGCGATCGCCGCGCAGGTGCGGACGCTGGCGTCGTTCACGCGCGCGCCGATCTTCCTCGTTGGCGACATCAACGACGGCGGCCCGGCGTACGCGCGGGACGTGGTCGAGGCGCTGGGCCGCACGCCGGTGGCCAATCGCGTCGTGTTCGAATTCTTCGAACCACCGCCGGCGGACCTGCTGCAGCGCATCGACGCCGCGGTCTCACGCTGGGGCGCCGAACTGTCGCCCGAGAGCCACGACGAAGCGATCCGCGCCCGCCTCGGCAAGGCTCGCTACACGAACGAGCAGTTGGAGGCCGGGCTCGCGTCGATGCTCGCCCTCCGCTGCGAGAACCTGGACATGTTCTTCATGATCGGGCTGCCGGGCCAGAGCCACCGCAATGTCCTCGAGATGGTGGACGCCATCGAGCGGCTCTTCTCGCGCTTCGACCGCCGGCTCTCGGCGTTCATCACCCCCATGGGTCCGTTCATCGATCCGGGCAGCGACGGCTTCGAACAGGCCGAGGCGCAGGGTTATCGGATCCGCGCCCACACGCTGGCGGAACACCGGGCGCTGCTCGATCAGCAACGTGACTGGGAGTCGTTCCTGAACTACGACACGGACGCGATGACCCGGACGGAGATCGTGGACGCGACCTACGACGGCGCCGAGCGCCTGAACGCCCTCAAGGCCAGGTTCGGCAGAATCGAGCCCGCGCAGGCCGCGGCGGTGGCCCAACGCATGGCATCGGCTCGAGCGCTGCGGCGGAGCCTCGCCCAAGCCGGCGGCGGTGAACTGGACCCGGCCGTGCATCGCGCGCTCGTCGGGGAGATTCGCGCATTCTCCGAAGCCACCGTCAACGACAAGGCCGAACTGTTTCCACCGGCCGCGTTCCTGCGCAACTTCCGACTCGGCGGGATCCTGCGGCTGCTGGCCCGCGAGGCGCTGCACGGCGTCCGGCGCCGGCCCCGCCACACGCAAGTCCGGCCCGGCCGCTGA
- a CDS encoding NapC/NirT family cytochrome c, translated as MSPAVRRRLSKFARFLIPAAILTIILGAVGTVGFVQVSSQPWFCGSCHIMQPYYKSWTTSTHRNVPCIKCHIAPGIKAEAMTKIQAANMVVKDFTGATSTRPWAEIEDASCLRSGCHSNRLIEGRVDYKGVQFDHTKHLGEVRNGMQLHCTSCHSQIVQGTHIAVTEGTCFLCHFKDRPAGRPLAGCTGCHPSPPRVTSPEGYVIDHPQYVKDRIDCLSCHNQVTHGTGAADQARCISCHNEPARLAKFNNPTLLHTVHVTQHNIACIQCHTALDHKVVSLTTNVELDCKSCHTSVHKDEQKLYAGIGGHGVKQTPSAMYTARVSCVGCHNQASKLPGHDTVQVTGESSCMSCHGIKYANVLPGWESQMERKVQLVGPIVDAAQATSSAAPLRRRAVADSLLREARENLEFVRSGKGAHNIVYADQLLRASLSLVQQAVKDGGLPYRVPSVNLGPPVSENQCLQCHLGVEQQKGNFQGRSFDHTGHVLRAGLPCSTCHTPFAQHGGITLSSAASCDGCHHSPVQPVTNCARCHAGPGGAPTDTVHRKAGDFTHRAHIAAKLECKACHTPPGMSARDLQCDNCHTQHHQPQTACLSCHRGGALAKHKVADHTVCSQCHKTVPQLNRWTRQICTACHAAYTNHHPGKACEACHRVPAMRAAHGSAPSLGTGKRN; from the coding sequence ATGTCACCCGCGGTACGCCGGCGCCTGTCGAAGTTCGCCCGGTTCCTCATTCCGGCCGCCATCCTCACGATCATCCTCGGGGCCGTGGGCACCGTGGGGTTCGTCCAGGTGTCCAGCCAGCCCTGGTTCTGCGGCAGCTGCCACATCATGCAGCCGTATTACAAGTCGTGGACCACCTCGACCCACCGCAACGTTCCCTGCATCAAGTGCCACATCGCGCCGGGGATCAAGGCCGAGGCGATGACCAAGATCCAGGCCGCGAACATGGTGGTGAAGGACTTCACGGGCGCCACCAGCACGCGTCCGTGGGCGGAGATCGAGGACGCGTCGTGCCTGCGCTCGGGCTGCCACTCCAACCGGCTGATCGAGGGCCGCGTCGATTACAAGGGCGTGCAGTTCGACCACACCAAGCACCTGGGCGAAGTGCGGAACGGCATGCAACTGCACTGCACGAGCTGCCATTCCCAGATCGTGCAGGGCACGCACATCGCGGTCACCGAAGGCACGTGCTTCCTCTGCCATTTCAAGGATCGCCCGGCGGGCCGGCCGCTCGCCGGCTGCACGGGCTGCCACCCCTCGCCGCCCAGGGTGACGTCGCCCGAAGGCTACGTGATCGACCACCCCCAATACGTCAAGGACCGGATCGACTGCCTGTCCTGCCACAACCAGGTGACGCACGGGACGGGCGCCGCGGATCAGGCGCGGTGCATCAGCTGCCACAACGAGCCCGCCCGCCTGGCCAAGTTCAACAACCCCACCCTGCTGCACACGGTGCACGTCACGCAGCACAACATCGCGTGCATCCAGTGTCACACGGCGCTCGACCACAAGGTGGTGTCGCTCACCACGAACGTGGAGTTGGACTGCAAGAGCTGCCACACCAGCGTGCACAAGGACGAGCAGAAACTCTACGCCGGCATCGGCGGGCACGGCGTGAAGCAGACCCCCAGCGCCATGTACACGGCACGGGTGTCCTGCGTGGGCTGCCACAACCAGGCGTCCAAGCTGCCGGGCCACGACACGGTGCAGGTGACCGGCGAGTCGTCGTGCATGTCGTGCCACGGCATCAAGTACGCCAACGTGCTGCCGGGCTGGGAATCGCAGATGGAGCGGAAGGTGCAGCTCGTGGGGCCGATCGTGGATGCCGCGCAGGCCACCTCCTCCGCGGCCCCGCTCCGCCGCCGCGCCGTGGCCGACAGCCTGCTGCGCGAGGCCCGCGAGAACCTGGAGTTCGTGCGATCGGGCAAGGGCGCGCACAACATCGTCTACGCCGACCAGCTGCTCCGGGCGTCGTTGAGCCTGGTCCAGCAGGCCGTGAAGGACGGCGGCCTGCCCTACCGCGTGCCGAGCGTGAACCTCGGTCCGCCGGTGAGCGAGAACCAGTGTCTGCAGTGCCACCTGGGGGTGGAGCAGCAGAAGGGCAACTTCCAGGGCCGGAGCTTCGACCACACGGGCCACGTGCTGCGCGCCGGGTTGCCATGCAGCACGTGCCACACGCCGTTCGCGCAGCACGGTGGGATCACCCTGAGCTCCGCCGCGAGCTGCGATGGCTGTCACCATTCCCCGGTGCAGCCGGTGACCAACTGCGCGCGCTGCCACGCCGGACCTGGCGGCGCGCCCACGGACACGGTCCACCGGAAAGCCGGCGACTTCACGCACCGCGCGCACATCGCCGCCAAGCTGGAGTGCAAGGCGTGCCACACGCCGCCCGGCATGAGCGCGCGGGACCTGCAGTGCGACAACTGCCACACGCAGCACCACCAGCCGCAGACGGCATGTCTGAGCTGCCATCGCGGCGGCGCGCTCGCCAAGCACAAGGTGGCGGACCACACGGTGTGCAGCCAGTGCCACAAGACGGTGCCGCAGCTCAACCGATGGACCCGCCAGATCTGCACGGCGTGTCACGCGGCGTACACCAACCATCATCCGGGCAAGGCGTGCGAGGCCTGCCACCGAGTGCCGGCCATGCGGGCCGCGCACGGCTCAGCCCCATCCCTGGGCACGGGGAAGAGGAACTGA
- a CDS encoding cytochrome b N-terminal domain-containing protein — MLGRGWRATTAWGKRFWDDLKASTDASLLAILRFVGLLYGRIDTRLPIDQAFRKSLRHRLSRHAGWRHAFGGITYLLFMVLVVTGVLLSFYYRPSAEEAYQSIQNIVSGVTLGWLMRDVHVWAANLIVLAALAHMARVFFGAAYKPPRETNWLVGLLLLFVIFAFGATGYLLPWDQWAYWTVTEGLSILGRVPLAGGALVEILRGDPLVSGATLSRFFALHVIVLPWVALVLLVLHFTLVRKHGVAPPASAASEDVGPDDESGVPFFPHHFLRSLIVGVLVLTLVVTAAALYPRDVAAPANPALAPASMLSTWIAADVSRALIYYLGAWGFGGFLLLGAVMVLVPLFDRAPERRLSKRPIMTTLGVVFFLGFAVAWAAGWQLRSVPVSASGELTPFQQPLTPPGPALPRLAPPSSPAVPPAGTPRPGGAR, encoded by the coding sequence ATGCTGGGGCGTGGGTGGAGGGCGACGACGGCGTGGGGCAAGCGCTTCTGGGATGACCTGAAAGCCAGCACCGACGCCAGCCTGCTCGCGATCCTGCGGTTTGTCGGCCTGCTCTACGGACGCATCGATACCCGCCTGCCCATCGACCAGGCATTCCGCAAGTCGCTACGCCACCGCCTGTCGCGACACGCCGGCTGGCGGCACGCCTTCGGCGGCATCACGTACCTGCTGTTCATGGTGCTGGTCGTGACCGGCGTACTGCTCTCCTTCTACTACCGGCCATCGGCGGAGGAGGCGTACCAGAGCATCCAGAACATCGTGTCGGGCGTCACGCTGGGCTGGCTCATGCGCGACGTGCACGTCTGGGCCGCCAACCTGATCGTGCTCGCGGCGCTGGCCCACATGGCCCGCGTCTTCTTCGGCGCCGCCTACAAGCCGCCGCGCGAGACGAACTGGCTCGTGGGCCTGCTGCTGCTCTTCGTCATCTTCGCGTTCGGCGCCACCGGGTACCTGCTCCCCTGGGATCAGTGGGCCTACTGGACGGTGACCGAAGGCCTGAGCATCCTCGGCCGCGTGCCGCTGGCGGGGGGCGCGCTGGTCGAGATCCTCCGGGGCGACCCGCTGGTCTCGGGCGCCACGTTGAGCCGATTCTTCGCGCTCCACGTCATCGTGCTGCCCTGGGTGGCGCTGGTGCTGCTGGTGCTGCATTTCACCCTCGTGCGCAAGCACGGCGTCGCGCCGCCGGCGAGCGCGGCCTCCGAGGACGTGGGCCCCGACGATGAATCAGGCGTCCCGTTCTTCCCGCACCACTTCCTGCGTTCGCTGATCGTGGGCGTGCTGGTGCTCACGCTGGTGGTCACGGCGGCCGCGCTCTACCCGCGCGATGTGGCGGCGCCCGCGAACCCGGCCCTGGCGCCGGCGTCGATGCTCTCGACGTGGATCGCGGCCGACGTTTCCCGCGCGCTCATCTACTATCTGGGCGCATGGGGCTTTGGCGGGTTCCTGCTCCTCGGCGCCGTGATGGTGCTGGTGCCGCTGTTCGATCGAGCGCCGGAGCGCCGTCTGAGCAAGCGCCCCATCATGACCACCCTGGGCGTGGTGTTCTTTCTCGGATTCGCCGTCGCCTGGGCGGCCGGCTGGCAGCTGCGGTCCGTGCCGGTGTCGGCGTCCGGCGAGTTGACGCCGTTCCAACAGCCCCTGACGCCACCGGGACCCGCGCTGCCGCGCCTCGCGCCTCCATCATCGCCGGCCGTGCCACCGGCGGGCACACCGCGCCCCGGAGGTGCCCGATGA
- a CDS encoding hydrogenase small subunit produces the protein MLTPTTHAWSDDEALGGYLGRRGISRRDFIEFCGQMAAVLGLSSLAVPRIAEAMESLQRPTVIWLQLQECTGCVESVIRSSDPTIGDLVLDVISLDFMDTLMAASGTAAEKALDDSRKKNAGKYVLIVTGSVPTNEHGIYTMIGGKTARSLLEETARDAAAVIAVGACAHWGSVQASKPNPTGAVGVSEIVKDKPVLNIAGCPPIADVITATVVHFLTFGRLPETDADGRPLFAYGNRIHDQCPRRAHYDAGQFVEEFDDRGAREGWCLYEVGCKGPATFSPCPIFMWNSHTDFPIGAGHPCLGCTERNFWDTMSPFYNRLPNVAGVGVEHTADILGAALAVGAVAGVAAHAAATGIYQLRSRRADAAAQQPPSATGREDSHGED, from the coding sequence ATGCTCACCCCAACCACGCACGCGTGGTCTGACGACGAGGCGCTGGGCGGATATCTGGGCCGCCGCGGCATCAGCCGGCGCGACTTCATCGAATTCTGCGGACAGATGGCGGCTGTCCTCGGATTGAGCAGTCTGGCGGTTCCGAGAATCGCCGAGGCCATGGAGTCGCTCCAGCGGCCGACCGTCATCTGGCTGCAACTGCAGGAATGCACCGGGTGCGTGGAGAGCGTGATCCGCTCATCGGACCCGACGATCGGCGATCTGGTGCTCGACGTCATCTCGCTCGATTTTATGGATACACTCATGGCGGCCTCGGGCACGGCCGCCGAGAAGGCGCTGGACGACTCGCGCAAGAAGAACGCCGGCAAGTACGTGCTGATCGTCACCGGGTCGGTGCCCACGAACGAGCACGGCATCTATACGATGATCGGCGGCAAGACGGCGCGATCGCTGCTCGAGGAGACGGCCAGGGACGCGGCGGCGGTGATCGCCGTCGGCGCCTGCGCCCACTGGGGCAGCGTGCAGGCCTCCAAGCCCAACCCCACCGGGGCGGTCGGCGTCTCGGAGATCGTGAAGGACAAGCCGGTGCTGAACATCGCGGGCTGCCCGCCGATCGCCGACGTGATCACGGCCACGGTGGTGCACTTCCTCACCTTCGGCCGCCTGCCCGAGACCGACGCCGACGGGCGCCCGCTGTTCGCCTACGGCAACCGCATCCACGACCAGTGCCCGCGCCGCGCGCACTACGACGCCGGCCAGTTCGTGGAGGAGTTCGACGACCGCGGGGCGCGCGAGGGGTGGTGCCTGTACGAGGTGGGGTGCAAGGGGCCGGCGACCTTCTCGCCCTGTCCGATCTTCATGTGGAATTCGCACACCGACTTCCCGATCGGCGCCGGCCATCCGTGTCTCGGATGCACCGAGCGCAACTTCTGGGACACGATGTCGCCGTTCTACAACCGTCTGCCCAACGTGGCGGGCGTGGGCGTGGAGCACACGGCCGACATCCTCGGCGCCGCCCTCGCGGTGGGCGCGGTGGCCGGCGTCGCCGCTCACGCGGCGGCCACCGGCATCTATCAGCTCCGTTCGCGGCGGGCCGACGCGGCCGCCCAGCAACCACCGAGCGCAACCGGCCGGGAGGACAGCCATGGCGAAGACTAA
- a CDS encoding nickel-dependent hydrogenase large subunit produces MAKTKVVIDPITRIEGHLRIEAQAENGKVSDAWACSTQFRGIEIIMEGRDPRDAWAYTQRICGVCTVVHAVASCRAVEDALDIHIPPNANTIRNLVHGMQFVQDHVIHFYHLHALDWVDVVSALKADPAQTSKVAASISPWPNNSATYFREVQERLKTFVGSGQLGIFANGYWGHPAYKLPPEVNLLAVAHYLEALDWQRDVIRLHTIFGGKNPHPNFLVGGMASAINLEGTATINAAKLSEIKDMITRAQRFVEQVYWPDLVAIAGYYKEWAAIGGGTGNYLAVGEFPDTDIRDVGSLYLPRGIVMNKDLSKVVPYDQNSVTEGIWASWYDYDEGPKAELHPYKGETKPHYTGPQPPWQYLQDETKYTWMKAPRYNGHPMEVGPLARMLVAYASGHKDVKAIVGDTLKALDVGPAALFSTLGRTAARGMETVLLARRLSVWFDALVSRIKAGDVSTFAGKNWDPSTWPKTARGYGALDAPRGALGHWVEIADGKISRYQCVVPTTWNASPRDDKGVVGPYEAALTDNHPLLKPDQPIEILRTVHSFDPCNACGVHVLDADGETVTEVRVQ; encoded by the coding sequence ATGGCGAAGACTAAGGTGGTGATCGATCCGATCACACGCATCGAAGGCCACCTGCGCATCGAGGCCCAGGCCGAGAACGGCAAGGTGTCCGACGCGTGGGCATGCTCCACGCAGTTCCGCGGGATCGAGATCATCATGGAGGGGCGGGATCCGCGGGACGCCTGGGCCTACACGCAGCGCATCTGCGGCGTGTGCACGGTGGTCCACGCCGTGGCGTCGTGCCGCGCGGTGGAAGACGCGCTCGACATCCACATCCCTCCCAACGCCAACACGATTCGCAATCTCGTGCACGGCATGCAGTTCGTGCAGGACCACGTCATCCACTTCTACCACCTGCACGCGCTCGACTGGGTGGACGTCGTGAGCGCGCTCAAGGCCGATCCAGCCCAGACCTCGAAGGTCGCCGCGTCGATCTCGCCCTGGCCCAACAACTCGGCCACGTATTTCCGCGAGGTGCAGGAGCGGCTCAAGACGTTCGTGGGCAGCGGCCAGTTGGGCATCTTCGCCAACGGCTACTGGGGGCATCCGGCGTACAAGCTGCCCCCCGAGGTGAATCTGCTCGCCGTGGCGCACTATCTCGAGGCCCTCGATTGGCAGCGCGACGTGATCCGCCTCCACACGATCTTCGGGGGCAAGAACCCGCACCCGAACTTCCTCGTGGGCGGCATGGCCAGCGCCATCAATCTCGAGGGGACGGCGACGATCAACGCCGCCAAGCTCTCCGAGATCAAGGACATGATCACCCGGGCCCAGCGGTTCGTGGAGCAGGTGTACTGGCCCGACCTCGTGGCCATCGCCGGCTACTATAAGGAATGGGCCGCCATCGGCGGCGGCACGGGCAACTACCTGGCCGTGGGCGAGTTCCCGGATACCGACATCCGCGACGTGGGTTCGCTGTACCTGCCGCGCGGCATCGTGATGAACAAGGACCTCAGCAAGGTCGTGCCCTACGACCAGAACAGCGTGACCGAGGGCATCTGGGCGTCGTGGTACGACTATGACGAGGGGCCCAAGGCCGAACTGCATCCGTACAAGGGCGAGACCAAGCCCCACTACACCGGCCCGCAGCCGCCCTGGCAGTACCTGCAGGACGAGACCAAGTACACCTGGATGAAGGCCCCGCGCTACAACGGCCATCCGATGGAGGTCGGCCCGTTGGCCCGCATGCTCGTGGCGTACGCGAGCGGGCACAAGGACGTGAAGGCGATCGTCGGCGACACCCTCAAGGCGCTCGACGTGGGGCCGGCGGCGCTCTTCTCCACGCTCGGCCGCACGGCGGCTCGCGGCATGGAGACGGTGTTGCTGGCCCGCCGCCTGAGCGTATGGTTCGATGCGCTCGTGAGCCGCATCAAGGCCGGCGATGTGTCCACCTTCGCCGGGAAGAACTGGGACCCGTCTACCTGGCCCAAGACCGCCCGCGGGTACGGCGCGCTCGACGCGCCGCGCGGCGCGCTCGGCCACTGGGTGGAGATCGCCGACGGCAAGATCTCGCGCTACCAGTGCGTGGTGCCCACGACGTGGAACGCCTCGCCGCGGGACGACAAGGGAGTGGTGGGCCCGTATGAAGCCGCCCTCACCGACAACCATCCGCTGCTCAAGCCGGATCAGCCGATCGAGATTCTCCGCACGGTCCACTCGTTCGATCCGTGCAACGCCTGCGGGGTCCACGTGCTCGACGCCGACGGCGAAACGGTGACGGAGGTCCGCGTGCAATGA
- the cybH gene encoding Ni/Fe-hydrogenase, b-type cytochrome subunit, with protein sequence MTPLDAKHARGSPWPSIDERAGAMTSEPVIARGGRSEQWVYLWHWPIRAMHWAAAVSIVVLAVTGFWIGRPYFLTGGASQTFGLQYVRLVHFIAAGVLVATAIVRIYWLFMGDRFERLPALFPVRKRDWANLWKMVKFYLLIHPERAPRYLGHNPLQQLSYTFTYLMAGVLVVTGFIMFGEANPQGVFMHTFGHLAVYLGGFQWVRVIHHVAAWYFPLFIILHVYLAIRADLLERSGAISSIVSGGRFVATDEHYADE encoded by the coding sequence ATGACTCCCCTCGATGCCAAACACGCGCGCGGATCGCCCTGGCCGTCGATCGACGAACGCGCGGGCGCGATGACGTCCGAGCCGGTCATCGCGCGCGGTGGCCGGTCGGAACAGTGGGTGTATCTGTGGCACTGGCCCATCCGCGCCATGCACTGGGCGGCGGCGGTGAGCATCGTCGTCCTCGCCGTGACCGGATTCTGGATCGGGCGGCCGTACTTCCTCACCGGCGGCGCCAGTCAGACGTTCGGGCTGCAGTACGTGCGGCTCGTGCACTTCATCGCCGCCGGCGTGCTCGTGGCCACCGCCATCGTCCGTATCTACTGGCTGTTCATGGGCGACCGGTTCGAACGGCTCCCGGCGCTGTTCCCGGTGCGCAAGCGCGACTGGGCGAATCTGTGGAAGATGGTCAAGTTCTACCTGCTCATCCACCCGGAACGCGCGCCGCGCTACCTGGGCCACAACCCGCTCCAGCAGTTGTCATATACGTTCACCTATCTGATGGCAGGGGTCCTGGTCGTCACCGGGTTCATCATGTTCGGCGAGGCCAATCCGCAGGGCGTGTTCATGCACACCTTCGGCCACCTCGCCGTCTACCTCGGCGGGTTCCAGTGGGTCCGCGTGATCCACCACGTGGCCGCCTGGTATTTCCCGCTGTTCATCATCCTCCACGTGTATCTCGCGATCCGCGCCGATCTCCTGGAGCGGAGCGGAGCGATCTCGTCGATCGTCAGCGGGGGCCGGTTCGTGGCCACCGACGAGCATTACGCGGATGAATGA
- a CDS encoding HyaD/HybD family hydrogenase maturation endopeptidase yields MNEPRAGDVVVGLGNPIMGDDGVGLAALERLREGWEIPAAVELVDGGTWGMTLLPLIESSERILFLDAIRTGRPIGAAVTLRGAEIPRQVALKVSQHQIDLREVLAVAEFRGTLPPEMVAVGLEPATFELGDPMTPAVADNIDLVVEMAVEQLRAWGHRCAPRPVVRVPGVGDRSSCTR; encoded by the coding sequence ATGAATGAGCCGCGCGCGGGCGATGTCGTCGTCGGGCTGGGCAACCCGATCATGGGCGACGACGGCGTCGGCCTCGCGGCGCTGGAACGGCTGCGGGAGGGGTGGGAGATCCCCGCCGCGGTGGAGTTGGTGGATGGGGGCACGTGGGGGATGACGCTGCTGCCCCTCATCGAGTCGTCGGAGCGCATCCTGTTCCTCGATGCGATCCGCACCGGGCGGCCCATCGGCGCCGCCGTCACCCTTCGGGGCGCCGAGATCCCCCGGCAGGTGGCGCTCAAGGTGTCGCAGCATCAGATCGATCTCCGTGAGGTGCTGGCCGTGGCCGAGTTCCGCGGCACCCTGCCGCCGGAGATGGTCGCCGTGGGCCTCGAGCCGGCCACGTTCGAGCTCGGCGATCCGATGACGCCGGCCGTGGCCGACAACATCGATCTGGTGGTGGAGATGGCGGTGGAGCAGCTCCGTGCGTGGGGGCACCGCTGCGCGCCGAGGCCGGTCGTCCGTGTGCCGGGGGTGGGGGACCGGTCGTCGTGCACGAGATGA
- the hypB gene encoding hydrogenase nickel incorporation protein HypB — protein sequence MAIRTIEVRERVMERNDGIARDIRQRLDAAGIVALNLVSSPGSGKTLLLERTLAALDGELRMAVITGDVQTQNDAERLARHTNRLVQAVVTGGACHLDARQIDNGLEAVDLADTDVLFIENVGNLVCPASWDLGEDAKVVVFSVTEGEDKPLKYPKMFREAKYAVLNKVDLLPYVPFDVDHAVACARQVNPELQFFFTSATTGAGLDQWFDFIRSLVARRTAGSAA from the coding sequence ATGGCCATTAGAACGATCGAGGTCCGCGAGCGCGTCATGGAGCGCAACGACGGCATCGCGCGCGACATCCGCCAGCGGCTCGACGCGGCTGGCATCGTGGCGCTCAACCTCGTCTCGTCGCCCGGCTCGGGCAAGACGCTGCTCCTCGAGCGCACCCTCGCGGCGCTCGACGGCGAGTTGCGCATGGCCGTGATCACCGGCGATGTGCAGACGCAGAACGACGCCGAACGGCTGGCGCGCCACACCAACCGGCTGGTGCAGGCCGTGGTCACCGGCGGCGCCTGCCACCTCGATGCGCGCCAGATCGACAACGGCCTCGAAGCGGTGGATCTCGCCGATACCGACGTGCTGTTCATCGAGAACGTCGGCAATCTGGTGTGCCCCGCCTCGTGGGACCTGGGCGAGGACGCCAAGGTGGTGGTGTTCTCCGTCACCGAGGGCGAGGACAAGCCGCTCAAATACCCCAAGATGTTCCGCGAAGCGAAGTACGCGGTGCTCAACAAGGTGGATCTCCTGCCCTACGTTCCGTTCGACGTCGACCACGCGGTGGCCTGCGCGCGCCAGGTGAACCCCGAGTTGCAGTTCTTCTTCACCTCGGCCACCACCGGCGCCGGGCTCGACCAGTGGTTCGACTTCATCCGGTCGCTGGTCGCTCGACGAACCGCGGGAAGCGCGGCGTAG